The sequence below is a genomic window from Lolium perenne isolate Kyuss_39 chromosome 7, Kyuss_2.0, whole genome shotgun sequence.
TTTACTATGGTAGAATATGAAATCTTAGCACATGCATGGCAAACATGTAGAGCAGCCCAGTCTGTAAACAAAGTGGTACACACATCCAACCACCTAGACCTGATCAATCAGAGCATAATGGACAGACGTACTCCCAATTTTGGGCTATTTATTTACACAAACCCTTCTTGGCTTGGATTTTGTTACAAATCCATTTGAACATCAAATCGGTAGACACTGACTTTAAAATGAAAGGTGCAAGGGCACGCGATAAAACACGTTCTAAGAGATACAGCAATCTAGGATCATACACCCAGCGGCAGTACAGCACAAAGCCACAAACCAAGTAAGATAAGATTTTGAAGAACGATGGCACGGGGACAACTAAGGCACATATAGGAGTTAGTGAACAACTAGAGGTTATGTAACTGGTAAACATAGAGGGCAAAAAGTGAGTACCTTGAGAAATTTACTGCATCCCCTTTGCCTTGGGAGGCATCACTAGGATCGCCATGCTCGGTATGAGCACGGCAAGAAAGCCAGCTACAAAAGAACCAGCCAACATTGCACTGTCGAAGAGTATAGAACCCACCCTCCATTCGGGAGATCCTTCCTCAGCATATAGTTTCATCCACATAGCAAGAATCGCAAGGGCAGCAAAAGGCAGCATGTAAACTGTGGCCATCTTGACAATGCCTAGAAGAGGTGCTGCACCTCGCGCTGGATATTGCTGCTTCTGGGCAGATGTCAATGTTTCCACATGGAGATAGTTGGGAGTAGCAGTACAGTCAGCACATATTTGTAGTACTAGTGTAGTAATATCAGATTTCTCTTACAGTATATGAGTTAAAACAAGAATACGGCATTCCTACACATGAAGAAAAAGCTGCTATACAACCAGATTATGTTATGCTACTGCGCCAAAGTAAATCAAAGGGAATGTAGACGTTTGCATCAAGTTCAACATGAAGGGAAACAACTAAAAAAAATCATTTCATTATGACGCCAATTTCAGTCATGATTGGGAAACATTCAGCAATCAAACTAGAGTCAAATGCTTTAATCGCCTGAACTGCGCAATTGAACACGGAAATAATCGAACAAAACGAACGGCCTTCTGTACCTTGTCCGTCCCTTTCTCGACGATGAACATGACATGCTCATACAAGCGACTCGTGAACAGCGG
It includes:
- the LOC127318605 gene encoding uncharacterized protein, which produces MLRPGVSNPPAAAPAATPSPRPVLKAAALVLFRLLRNTVLCVFLAAFGTCSLGIAIHVLGRRICGEGSAVEEAGWAILVRAMRLLLRLFPPFFPLFTSRLYEHVMFIVEKGTDKKQQYPARGAAPLLGIVKMATVYMLPFAALAILAMWMKLYAEEGSPEWRVGSILFDSAMLAGSFVAGFLAVLIPSMAILVMPPKAKGMQ